In Brevibacterium zhoupengii, the following are encoded in one genomic region:
- a CDS encoding histone deacetylase, producing the protein MSQALVWYVSYGSNMHRDRLACYLQGGCPPGALVTYPGARNTDPPLAEMGIELPGSIYFAGRSTVWGGGGMAFYDHQVPGPTPAKAYLITAEQFADVADQEMNRPPSSANPLETLACELPVGSTRSVGPGKYETLLVLDRRDSIPLVTFTAPHGSEAVPHTVPNEPYLTMLRLGAEEVRSVTTLSSASELSFESEISSVSELSSAAATPQPAAAQV; encoded by the coding sequence ATGTCTCAAGCACTCGTGTGGTATGTCAGCTATGGGTCGAACATGCATCGTGACAGGCTCGCCTGTTACCTGCAGGGCGGCTGTCCTCCAGGTGCACTCGTCACCTATCCGGGCGCGAGGAACACCGATCCGCCCCTGGCGGAAATGGGCATCGAGCTTCCCGGATCTATCTACTTCGCCGGCAGATCCACCGTGTGGGGCGGCGGCGGAATGGCCTTCTATGACCATCAGGTCCCAGGCCCCACTCCGGCAAAGGCGTACCTCATCACTGCCGAGCAGTTCGCCGATGTCGCCGATCAGGAGATGAACCGCCCACCGTCATCCGCGAATCCGCTGGAGACTTTGGCCTGCGAACTTCCCGTCGGCTCTACCCGTTCGGTGGGACCGGGCAAGTACGAGACTCTCCTCGTCCTCGACCGCAGGGACTCGATCCCGCTGGTGACGTTTACGGCCCCGCACGGATCCGAGGCAGTCCCCCACACCGTTCCCAACGAACCGTATCTGACGATGCTGCGCCTCGGCGCAGAGGAGGTCAGGTCCGTGACGACGCTCAGTTCAGCCTCGGAGCTCAGCTTTGAGTCGGAGATCAGTTCAGTGTCGGAACTCAGCTCTGCCGCAGCGACTCCCCAGCCCGCAGCTGCACAAGTGTGA
- a CDS encoding DedA family protein, with product MDLALDILRTTVESPWVYLLVFAIAGLDSLFPIVPSETVLITAAAYAAAGTPNPLGLLLAALVGALIGDFAAHLVGRGGGSLVQRWTRSSRASRLLAHTEEIFARRGGVVLIAGRFIPGGRTATTLSSGILKYPRTRFLIFDALGCLAWAIYSIGVGLLGGVLFEDQPLLGVGLGIGIALAITGVAELTRRLLARRKARADAAAPAHRDPADWTAAAVDVA from the coding sequence ATGGACCTTGCCCTTGATATCCTCCGCACCACCGTCGAATCCCCGTGGGTGTACCTCCTCGTCTTCGCCATCGCGGGTTTGGATTCCCTGTTCCCCATCGTGCCCTCAGAGACCGTGCTCATCACGGCCGCCGCCTACGCCGCCGCTGGCACTCCGAATCCGCTGGGTCTGCTGTTGGCGGCCCTGGTCGGTGCCCTCATCGGCGACTTCGCCGCCCACCTCGTAGGACGTGGCGGGGGTTCCCTGGTGCAGCGGTGGACCCGCTCCTCGCGCGCCTCACGCTTGCTTGCGCACACCGAGGAGATCTTTGCCCGCCGAGGTGGGGTCGTCCTGATCGCGGGACGCTTCATTCCCGGTGGGCGTACGGCGACAACCCTGAGCTCCGGGATTTTAAAGTATCCGCGCACCCGCTTCCTCATCTTCGACGCTCTCGGCTGTCTGGCCTGGGCGATCTATTCCATCGGGGTCGGTCTGCTCGGCGGTGTGCTGTTTGAGGATCAGCCGCTGCTCGGTGTGGGGTTGGGCATCGGCATCGCCCTGGCCATCACGGGTGTAGCGGAACTCACGCGCAGACTGCTGGCCAGGAGGAAAGCCCGCGCAGACGCTGCGGCACCGGCGCACCGAGACCCTGCAGATTGGACAGCCGCAGCCGTTGACGTGGCATGA
- a CDS encoding sensor histidine kinase, which produces MPWPTSLTTRIPRESRMFVTRWAASVLGILWGVALCFPLLLAAVPSSTSRLSRRILGWERSRQAKCFGIVMGQPPVRRGFFVLTGGLAGIIAVPMLNLLTGFLLVTIGSLIQGLFIGGSITIGFDFWTISQPTLFVGVLYGAANLIGVIFIAEVANWLHGIIDASFTQVSRPNAPHTRITQLLMTRHGVVMAIDEERRRIERDLHDGVQQNVVSLSVLIARAQRAKDQDKARALLDDALVQSQDLIDEMREVAWRVYPTALDEHGLGTVLNRVADHCPIPVELTAVPSRRVSQATESAAYFVVREAVTNVVKHANATSIRISVVDDEQALIAEVADDGSGGADPTGGGLKGLNRRVGALDGTLTVTSTEATGTTVRAEIPYA; this is translated from the coding sequence ATGCCCTGGCCGACGTCGCTGACCACGCGGATTCCCCGAGAATCCCGCATGTTCGTCACCCGTTGGGCCGCCTCGGTGCTGGGCATCCTATGGGGAGTGGCCCTGTGCTTTCCGCTGCTGCTCGCCGCCGTCCCCTCCTCAACATCACGGCTGAGCCGTCGAATCCTCGGCTGGGAGCGATCCCGGCAGGCGAAGTGCTTCGGCATCGTCATGGGCCAGCCCCCGGTCAGGAGAGGCTTCTTCGTCCTCACCGGAGGCCTCGCCGGCATCATCGCCGTCCCGATGCTCAATCTGCTCACCGGTTTCCTGCTCGTGACCATCGGCTCCCTCATCCAGGGCCTGTTCATCGGCGGCAGCATCACCATCGGCTTCGACTTCTGGACCATCAGCCAGCCGACGCTGTTCGTCGGCGTGCTCTACGGGGCAGCGAACCTCATCGGAGTCATTTTTATCGCCGAGGTGGCCAATTGGCTCCACGGCATCATCGACGCCAGCTTCACCCAGGTCAGCCGCCCCAACGCACCCCATACGCGCATCACCCAGCTCCTCATGACCCGGCATGGAGTGGTCATGGCCATCGACGAGGAGAGGCGCCGCATCGAACGCGACCTCCATGACGGTGTGCAGCAGAACGTCGTCTCCCTGTCCGTGCTCATCGCCCGCGCCCAACGTGCGAAGGACCAGGACAAGGCCAGGGCCCTCCTCGACGACGCCCTCGTCCAATCTCAGGACCTCATCGACGAAATGCGCGAAGTCGCCTGGCGGGTCTATCCCACAGCGTTGGATGAGCACGGGTTGGGCACCGTCCTCAACCGGGTGGCCGATCACTGCCCGATACCGGTCGAGCTCACCGCAGTCCCGTCCCGGCGAGTGTCCCAAGCCACCGAGTCGGCCGCGTACTTCGTCGTCCGCGAGGCGGTGACCAACGTCGTCAAACACGCGAATGCCACAAGCATCAGAATCAGCGTCGTCGACGATGAGCAGGCACTGATCGCCGAGGTGGCCGATGACGGTTCCGGTGGTGCTGATCCCACCGGCGGTGGGCTGAAGGGATTGAATCGTCGCGTCGGAGCGTTGGATGGAACACTGACTGTGACGAGCACGGAAGCAACCGGAACCACTGTGAGAGCGGAGATCCCCTATGCCTGA
- a CDS encoding response regulator transcription factor, with amino-acid sequence MPEPGVTEHGMSQPGVEATDDAPMRVVLADDSVLLREGVRSLLEDEGISVVASVDDGQQLLAAVADTRPDLAIVDVRMPPTHTTEGLEAALAIKRRFPDIGVLVLSQYVLREYATELLSTETVGVGYLLKNRVTDIDRFLDSVNRIAEGGTVIDPEVVRQLLSSSEKQNSLSALTPRENEVLETMAEGLSNRGIAERLYVSISSVEKAISSIFDKLGLHAGQTTSRRVAAVLHYLDQS; translated from the coding sequence ATGCCTGAACCCGGCGTGACTGAACACGGCATGTCTCAACCCGGTGTCGAGGCCACCGACGATGCTCCCATGCGGGTGGTATTGGCCGATGACTCCGTTCTGCTGCGAGAAGGGGTGAGGAGTCTGCTCGAGGACGAGGGCATCTCCGTCGTCGCCTCGGTCGACGATGGGCAGCAGCTGCTGGCGGCAGTCGCGGACACGCGCCCAGACCTGGCGATCGTCGATGTGCGAATGCCGCCGACTCACACCACCGAAGGGCTCGAGGCGGCACTGGCGATCAAACGGCGCTTCCCCGACATCGGGGTGCTGGTCCTCAGCCAATATGTGTTGCGCGAATACGCGACCGAGCTGCTGAGCACCGAGACCGTGGGTGTGGGCTACCTGCTGAAGAATCGGGTCACCGACATCGACCGTTTCCTCGATTCCGTCAATCGGATCGCGGAGGGCGGCACCGTCATCGACCCCGAGGTCGTGCGACAGCTGCTGAGCTCGTCGGAGAAGCAGAATTCGCTCTCGGCACTCACGCCCCGGGAGAACGAGGTCCTCGAGACCATGGCCGAGGGGCTGTCGAATCGCGGCATCGCCGAACGCCTCTATGTGTCCATCAGCTCGGTGGAGAAGGCCATCAGTTCGATCTTCGACAAGCTCGGACTCCATGCCGGACAGACCACCAGCCGGCGAGTCGCAGCGGTCCTGCACTACCTCGACCAATCGTGA
- a CDS encoding Fic family protein: MPDSAGPLSDSAVPVPAVQTVPVPAAQTETRPWRQEFRGGTIDDRKFAEVSVSIPACIGSVDLRLPSELAARSETAVRAISRLDAEHGRTLIPLSYLLLRSESIASSKIEAEEAPIDDFVRALHGAKSNSSATAMAAATGALDLLTSGAISADSVSRAHRLLLKDDAGEAHLAGRHRPMQNWIGGSDHSPRGALYVPPPPELVPELMDDLLAFSLREDIPTIAQAAVAHSQFEAIHPFTDGNGRIGRALAAGILHSRGVTTGITVPLAAALVEVRDRYFAALNSYHSGDAGPVISLWSKSSVIAAEEAQLTAHRLATLPDEWASLLRHPRENSAAARILTYLASDPVFTIDDLEDSLKLSSSSANRAVSALTEAGVLRGLTSRKRNQIWGAGDVLAELEDLNLRIGARARSEL, encoded by the coding sequence ATGCCCGACTCCGCTGGTCCCCTGTCCGATTCTGCCGTCCCTGTACCCGCAGTGCAGACCGTCCCTGTGCCCGCAGCGCAGACAGAGACCAGACCGTGGCGCCAGGAGTTTCGCGGCGGAACGATCGACGACAGAAAATTCGCCGAGGTGTCCGTCTCCATTCCAGCCTGCATCGGCTCGGTCGACCTGCGACTGCCCTCCGAGCTCGCCGCACGCTCAGAAACCGCGGTCCGTGCGATCTCCAGGCTCGATGCCGAACACGGTCGCACCCTGATTCCATTGTCGTACCTGCTGCTGCGCAGCGAATCGATCGCCTCATCGAAGATCGAAGCCGAAGAGGCACCCATCGACGACTTCGTCCGAGCCCTCCACGGTGCGAAGTCCAATTCCTCGGCCACTGCGATGGCAGCCGCAACGGGTGCGCTGGATCTGCTGACATCGGGAGCGATCAGTGCCGATTCGGTTTCTCGCGCCCATCGGCTGCTGCTCAAGGACGATGCCGGCGAGGCTCATCTGGCCGGCCGACATCGGCCGATGCAGAACTGGATCGGCGGGTCCGATCATTCGCCTCGCGGTGCACTCTACGTTCCTCCTCCCCCGGAGCTCGTCCCCGAGCTCATGGACGATCTGCTGGCCTTTTCACTGCGCGAGGACATTCCCACGATCGCGCAGGCGGCCGTCGCCCATTCACAGTTCGAAGCGATCCATCCCTTCACCGACGGGAACGGGCGGATCGGACGAGCCTTGGCAGCTGGGATCCTCCACTCACGCGGCGTCACGACCGGGATCACCGTTCCCCTGGCCGCTGCCCTGGTCGAGGTTCGCGACCGCTACTTCGCGGCGTTGAATTCCTATCACTCAGGTGATGCCGGACCGGTCATATCGCTGTGGTCTAAGTCTTCGGTGATCGCGGCAGAGGAAGCTCAGCTGACCGCGCATCGGTTGGCCACACTGCCTGATGAGTGGGCTAGTCTCCTCCGCCATCCACGTGAGAACAGCGCCGCAGCCAGGATCCTGACCTACCTCGCATCGGACCCGGTGTTCACGATCGACGATCTTGAGGACTCGTTGAAACTGTCCAGTTCCTCGGCGAACAGGGCGGTCTCCGCGCTCACGGAAGCCGGGGTCCTGCGCGGCCTGACCAGTCGCAAGCGCAATCAGATCTGGGGTGCTGGCGATGTGCTCGCCGAGCTCGAAGACCTCAACCTGCGCATCGGAGCCCGAGCCCGTTCCGAACTCTGA
- a CDS encoding alpha-hydroxy acid oxidase, whose translation MKRQLPDVKELAPLLQFGLPRLDRVAARLDSAADIWDLRRIAKRVTPTAPFDYVDGGALDEHTLRKNRQVFADVELLPRILHGVDAPNTSTTIAGQDVSLPFGIAPTGYTRMMHSEGEIGGVRAATKAGIPFSLSTMGTRSIEEVAQASPASTRWFQLYLWKDRARSLDLLQRAQASGYETLLVTVDTPITGQRLRDNRNGLSIPPKLTLKTIVDASYRPGWWFNFLTTEPPKYASLSNTSQSLAEMTRTMFDPTLDLDDLKWIREQWKGKLFVKGVLTADDASRALSVGADGLVVSNHGGRQLDRAPDSLTALAEVRAAVGDDMELILDSGIMSGTDVVAALCAGADFVLIGRAYLYGLMAGGQRGVERAIDLIKAEILTAMGLMGARTIADLGPQLARGLPTAAIAKADT comes from the coding sequence ATGAAACGGCAGCTGCCCGACGTGAAGGAACTCGCCCCACTGCTGCAGTTCGGTCTGCCCAGACTCGACAGGGTCGCGGCCCGGCTCGACTCTGCGGCCGATATCTGGGACCTGCGCAGGATCGCCAAACGGGTGACACCCACAGCCCCCTTCGACTACGTCGACGGTGGGGCTCTTGACGAGCACACTCTGCGGAAGAATCGGCAGGTCTTCGCCGACGTCGAACTCCTCCCGCGCATCCTGCACGGAGTAGACGCCCCGAACACATCGACGACGATCGCCGGTCAGGACGTCTCGCTGCCATTCGGCATCGCCCCAACAGGCTATACGCGGATGATGCATTCGGAAGGAGAGATCGGAGGAGTGAGGGCCGCAACGAAGGCCGGCATCCCCTTCTCCCTGTCGACGATGGGCACCCGGTCGATCGAAGAGGTCGCGCAGGCCTCACCGGCCTCGACTCGCTGGTTCCAGCTCTACCTGTGGAAGGACCGCGCACGCAGCCTCGACCTGCTCCAACGAGCCCAGGCGAGTGGATACGAGACGCTGCTGGTCACCGTCGACACCCCGATCACCGGACAGCGGCTGCGCGATAACCGCAACGGGCTCTCCATCCCGCCGAAGCTGACGTTGAAGACGATCGTCGACGCCTCCTACCGGCCCGGCTGGTGGTTCAACTTCCTCACCACCGAACCACCGAAGTATGCGTCTCTGTCCAACACCTCTCAGTCTCTGGCCGAGATGACCCGGACCATGTTCGATCCGACGCTGGATCTCGATGACCTCAAGTGGATCCGCGAACAGTGGAAGGGCAAGCTCTTCGTCAAGGGAGTCCTCACCGCCGACGATGCCAGCCGAGCCCTGTCCGTCGGCGCTGATGGGCTGGTCGTATCCAATCACGGAGGCCGCCAGCTCGACCGCGCACCCGATTCCCTGACCGCACTGGCTGAAGTCCGGGCAGCGGTCGGTGACGATATGGAACTCATCCTCGACTCCGGAATCATGTCCGGCACCGACGTTGTCGCAGCCCTGTGCGCCGGAGCGGACTTCGTCCTCATCGGCCGGGCCTACCTCTACGGACTCATGGCCGGCGGCCAGCGCGGCGTGGAGCGAGCCATCGACCTCATCAAGGCCGAGATACTGACCGCCATGGGGCTGATGGGTGCCCGGACCATCGCCGACCTCGGACCGCAGCTGGCCAGGGGGCTGCCCACTGCGGCAATTGCGAAGGCCGACACCTGA
- a CDS encoding amino acid permease: MNETATSAGESRELKRGLKSRHLQMIAIGGAIGTGLFLGSGGTISQAGPGGALLAYAVIGIMVLFVMQSLGEMSTHLPVAGSFHTYGSKYVSPSFGFAMGWNYWFNWAITLAAELVAAGVIMSFWLPDVPSWVWAAIFLALLTGLNFLSAKAFGEGEFWFAAIKVTAVLAFLVLGVLMIAGIIGGESPGMSNWTRGEAPFVGGWVSIISVFMIAGFSFQGTELVGVTAGESANPRRDMPRAIRTVFWRIMLFYIGAIVIIGFLLPYSDPSLLASANNEDVTASPFTLVFERAGIAVAASVMNAVILTAILSAGNSGLYASTRMLYAMAKEGTAPRLFARLNERGVPVMALLATAVIGLFGFLSEVMGDGEAYTWLINVSGLSGFIVWVGIAWCHFRFRRAYVKQGHDIADLPYRAPLFPIGPIIALVMLVIVIIGQNVEAIVNGRVLEVASAYIGLPAFLLLWLIHRLVTGRRSRTVPLNEMDVEGLEIKP, translated from the coding sequence ATGAACGAAACAGCCACCTCGGCGGGGGAGAGTCGCGAACTCAAACGGGGACTGAAATCACGCCACCTGCAGATGATCGCCATCGGAGGTGCCATCGGCACCGGTCTCTTCCTCGGTTCAGGCGGCACGATCTCGCAGGCCGGACCCGGCGGTGCGCTCTTGGCCTATGCCGTCATCGGCATCATGGTCCTCTTCGTCATGCAGTCGCTGGGGGAGATGTCGACCCACCTGCCGGTCGCCGGCTCCTTCCACACCTACGGATCGAAGTACGTCAGCCCCTCGTTCGGCTTCGCCATGGGCTGGAACTACTGGTTCAACTGGGCGATCACGCTGGCGGCTGAACTCGTCGCCGCCGGGGTCATCATGTCCTTCTGGCTGCCCGATGTCCCCTCCTGGGTGTGGGCGGCGATCTTCCTCGCCCTGCTCACCGGACTGAACTTCCTCTCGGCTAAGGCCTTCGGCGAGGGCGAATTCTGGTTCGCCGCCATCAAGGTCACCGCTGTCCTTGCGTTCCTCGTCCTCGGCGTGCTCATGATCGCCGGCATCATCGGCGGCGAATCGCCGGGCATGAGCAACTGGACGAGAGGCGAGGCGCCGTTTGTGGGCGGCTGGGTCTCGATCATCAGCGTGTTCATGATCGCCGGCTTCTCCTTCCAAGGCACGGAACTCGTCGGCGTCACCGCCGGCGAGTCGGCCAACCCGCGCCGCGACATGCCCCGGGCCATCCGCACCGTGTTCTGGCGCATCATGCTCTTCTACATCGGCGCCATCGTCATCATCGGCTTCCTCCTGCCCTACTCCGACCCCTCGCTGCTGGCCTCGGCGAACAATGAGGACGTCACCGCCTCACCCTTCACCCTCGTCTTCGAACGCGCCGGAATCGCGGTGGCCGCATCGGTGATGAACGCCGTCATCCTCACCGCGATCCTCTCCGCCGGAAACTCAGGCCTCTACGCTTCCACCCGCATGCTCTACGCGATGGCCAAAGAGGGAACCGCTCCGCGACTGTTCGCCCGCCTGAACGAACGCGGCGTCCCCGTCATGGCGCTGCTGGCCACCGCCGTCATCGGACTCTTCGGCTTCCTCTCCGAAGTGATGGGCGACGGCGAGGCCTACACCTGGCTGATCAACGTCTCCGGGCTCTCCGGGTTCATCGTCTGGGTCGGCATTGCGTGGTGTCACTTCCGCTTCCGGCGGGCCTACGTCAAGCAGGGACACGACATCGCAGACCTGCCGTATCGAGCCCCGCTGTTCCCAATCGGCCCGATCATCGCGCTCGTCATGTTGGTCATCGTCATCATCGGCCAGAACGTCGAAGCCATCGTCAACGGACGTGTCCTCGAGGTCGCCTCGGCCTACATCGGACTGCCGGCGTTCCTGCTGCTCTGGCTCATCCACCGCCTGGTCACCGGCCGCCGCTCCCGCACCGTGCCCCTCAATGAGATGGACGTCGAAGGACTCGAGATCAAACCTTAA
- a CDS encoding iron-siderophore ABC transporter substrate-binding protein produces the protein MRRILAPVLASVLLLAACGGGGGEEEAASGISIDTKFGSVEVPKDPKKVVALGWGDAETALALGVQPIGASDWVEFGGKGVGPWAEDLYDQAPEIIATMEPDFEKIAALEPDLILDTKSSGEQERYDRLSEIAPTVGAPEGGDNYLTTMDQQVDLVSQALGKEDEGKKILGELDEKYEAARKAHPEFDGKSVSVAAKTSEGWGAYVEGSERVQFMEKLGFKQSEKVAALKPEGFTATVSEEKLDDLDADLLVAFPIYIPDTEVTKDAAFKRIPAVEDGRSLVLTEDLNDVRQAFSLNSVLSASFAAEKMPGLLADKLK, from the coding sequence ATGCGCCGAATTCTCGCTCCCGTACTCGCCTCCGTTCTCCTGCTCGCTGCCTGTGGTGGCGGCGGTGGTGAAGAGGAAGCGGCCTCGGGCATCAGCATCGACACCAAATTCGGTTCCGTCGAGGTTCCGAAGGACCCGAAGAAGGTCGTGGCCTTGGGGTGGGGTGACGCGGAGACCGCGCTGGCCCTCGGCGTGCAGCCGATCGGTGCCTCCGACTGGGTGGAATTCGGCGGCAAGGGGGTGGGCCCCTGGGCCGAGGACCTCTACGACCAGGCACCGGAGATCATCGCCACGATGGAACCCGACTTCGAGAAGATCGCGGCCCTTGAGCCCGACCTCATCCTCGACACCAAGAGTTCTGGTGAACAGGAACGCTACGACCGACTCTCGGAGATCGCACCGACCGTGGGAGCACCCGAAGGCGGCGACAACTACCTGACCACGATGGACCAGCAGGTCGACCTCGTCTCCCAGGCTCTGGGTAAGGAAGACGAAGGCAAGAAGATTCTCGGAGAGCTCGATGAGAAGTACGAAGCCGCTCGCAAGGCCCATCCGGAGTTCGACGGGAAATCCGTGAGCGTGGCCGCGAAGACCTCGGAGGGCTGGGGCGCCTATGTCGAAGGGTCTGAGCGCGTGCAGTTTATGGAAAAGCTCGGATTCAAACAGTCGGAAAAGGTCGCGGCACTTAAACCGGAAGGCTTCACCGCCACCGTGTCCGAGGAGAAGCTCGACGATCTCGACGCTGACCTGCTCGTGGCGTTTCCGATCTACATCCCCGACACCGAGGTGACCAAGGATGCTGCCTTCAAGCGCATCCCGGCGGTCGAAGATGGTCGGAGTCTCGTGCTGACCGAGGACCTCAACGATGTCCGCCAGGCTTTCTCACTCAACTCGGTGCTCTCCGCGTCCTTCGCCGCGGAGAAGATGCCGGGGCTTCTGGCCGATAAACTCAAATAG
- a CDS encoding NUDIX hydrolase, translating into MHFSEYDTRLAGYAVIVNDDREILLSWFNGGNEPAHALWTLPGGGIEFHENIETGTIREIKEETGFDAELVRPLTTHTFTENRSSSSRRRTVSRPFKGVRVVYEARIIGGTLGTLEVDGTTDRAEWLALDSLAEVRHARIIDIGVDAWRTAV; encoded by the coding sequence ATGCACTTCTCCGAATACGACACACGACTGGCCGGTTATGCGGTGATCGTCAACGACGACCGAGAAATCCTGCTCAGCTGGTTCAACGGCGGCAATGAACCGGCCCACGCGCTGTGGACCCTTCCCGGCGGCGGGATCGAATTCCACGAGAACATTGAGACCGGGACGATTCGTGAGATCAAGGAGGAGACGGGCTTCGATGCCGAGCTGGTGCGTCCATTGACGACGCACACCTTCACGGAGAACCGGAGCAGCTCGTCACGCCGCAGGACGGTCTCACGACCTTTCAAGGGAGTTCGCGTCGTCTATGAGGCTCGGATCATCGGCGGGACTCTGGGGACTCTTGAGGTCGATGGGACCACAGATAGGGCCGAATGGCTGGCTCTGGATTCGCTCGCAGAAGTGCGCCACGCCCGAATCATCGACATCGGAGTGGATGCGTGGCGCACTGCCGTCTGA
- a CDS encoding SRPBCC domain-containing protein has product MAEAAKYPNEHIVRTRTIDASSAAIFAVLADPTRHRDTEPTDWVRGAIDAQPITATGQIFSMNMHFDDEDGDYRIDNTVTTFEPDHAIAWDPGQADDSGHVEPGGWRWRYDLDETESGTEVALTYDWSRTTQEIREAFGGFPVVSPEYLDRSLQALEQAVTDK; this is encoded by the coding sequence ATGGCCGAAGCAGCGAAGTACCCCAACGAGCACATCGTCCGCACACGCACGATCGACGCCTCCTCCGCTGCGATCTTCGCGGTGTTGGCCGACCCGACCCGGCACCGTGACACCGAACCCACGGACTGGGTGCGGGGAGCCATTGATGCGCAGCCGATCACGGCCACCGGACAGATCTTCTCCATGAACATGCACTTCGATGACGAGGACGGTGACTACCGAATAGACAACACGGTGACCACCTTCGAACCCGATCACGCAATCGCCTGGGATCCAGGCCAAGCCGATGATAGCGGACACGTCGAACCCGGAGGCTGGCGGTGGCGCTACGACCTCGACGAGACCGAGTCCGGCACCGAGGTGGCCCTGACCTATGACTGGTCACGCACGACGCAGGAGATCCGCGAAGCGTTCGGCGGATTCCCCGTCGTCAGCCCCGAATATCTCGACCGGTCACTGCAGGCCCTTGAACAGGCGGTCACCGACAAATGA
- a CDS encoding alpha/beta fold hydrolase → MTDIASKLIGSTGKRIVFLHGLFGRGKNFTSIAKALEPDYSSLLVDLPNHGDSDWTEDFSYVDMADSVAAMIAEVTAPDDLPVHLVGHSLGGKVAMVLALRHPELIDRLVVVDIAPTAGGSLGVFEHLLSSLAELDLDQIESRSGANETLQAKIPEDTIRGFLLQNLRTTSAGYAWQPNLTLLHESLPAIGDFPDMGEASFDGPVLWIAGENSDYVSRVDLPLMRSFFPRATLLTVKGSGHWVHSEKPKTVISALQTFFSRD, encoded by the coding sequence GTGACTGATATCGCCAGCAAACTCATCGGCAGCACCGGTAAGCGCATCGTCTTCCTCCACGGACTCTTCGGCCGCGGCAAGAATTTCACGTCGATTGCCAAAGCACTCGAGCCCGACTACTCGAGTCTGCTCGTCGACCTGCCCAACCACGGCGACTCGGATTGGACCGAGGACTTCAGCTATGTGGACATGGCCGACTCCGTGGCCGCCATGATCGCCGAGGTAACCGCACCCGATGATCTGCCCGTGCACCTGGTCGGACATTCCCTCGGAGGCAAGGTCGCCATGGTCCTGGCCCTGCGCCACCCAGAGCTCATCGACCGACTCGTCGTGGTCGACATCGCACCCACCGCTGGCGGATCCCTCGGAGTCTTCGAGCACCTGCTCTCCAGCCTGGCCGAACTCGATCTCGACCAGATCGAATCACGCTCCGGCGCGAACGAGACGCTGCAGGCGAAGATCCCGGAAGACACGATCAGGGGATTTCTACTCCAGAACCTGCGCACCACCTCGGCGGGGTATGCCTGGCAGCCCAACCTCACCCTGCTCCACGAGAGCCTGCCGGCCATCGGAGATTTCCCCGACATGGGGGAGGCGAGCTTCGACGGTCCCGTCCTCTGGATCGCGGGCGAAAATTCTGACTATGTCTCCCGTGTGGATCTGCCGCTCATGCGCTCCTTCTTTCCCAGAGCCACACTGCTCACCGTCAAGGGCTCAGGGCACTGGGTCCACTCGGAGAAGCCGAAGACGGTCATTTCCGCCCTGCAGACATTCTTCTCACGCGATTAG